In Taeniopygia guttata chromosome 2, bTaeGut7.mat, whole genome shotgun sequence, one genomic interval encodes:
- the SEM1 gene encoding 26S proteasome complex subunit SEM1: MSEKKQPVDLGLLEEDDEFEEFPAEDWTGLDEDEDAHVWEDNWDDDNVEDDFSNQLRAELEKHGYKMETS; the protein is encoded by the exons ATGTCGGAGAAGAAGCAGCCGGTGGACCTGGGGCTCCTGGAGGAGGACGACGAGTTTGAGGAGTTCCCGGCCGAAG ATTGGACTGGTTtagatgaagatgaagatgcaCATGTCTGGGAAGACAACTGGGATGATGACAATGTAGAAGATGATTTCTCCAATCAGTTaag AGCTGAATTAGAAAAACATGGATACAAGATGGAAACGTCATAG